From Carettochelys insculpta isolate YL-2023 chromosome 3, ASM3395843v1, whole genome shotgun sequence, a single genomic window includes:
- the FAM89A gene encoding protein FAM89A yields the protein MSVPGSGEGPGLPPLPKSLSGLLNSSSSGGGRWRDLERLYAQKSRIQDELSRGRAGSGRGSPRPPNLDAALALLRKEMVGLRQLDMSLLCQLYSLYESIQEYKGACQAVSNADCTYALENGSFDEEEEYI from the exons atgagcgTGCCGGGGAGCGGCGAGGGCCCGGGGCTGCCGCCGCTGCCCAAGAGCCTGAGCGGGCTGCTGAACTCCTCTTCTTCGGGCGGCGGCCGCTGGCGGGACCTGGAGCGGCTCTACGCGCAGAAGTCCCGCATTCAGGACGAGCTGAGCCGGGGGCGGGCGGGCAGCGGCCGCGGCTCTCCCCGGCCGCCCAACCTGGACGCGGCGCTGGCCCTGCTCCGCAAGGAGATG GTTGGCCTTCGGCAGCTGGATATGTCCTTGCTGTGTCAACTGTACTCTCTTTATGAGTCGATTCAAGAATACAAAGGGGCATGTCAAGCTGTATCTAACGCAGACTGCACATATGCATTGGAAAATGGCTCTTTTGATGAAGAGGAGGAATATATCTAG